A genomic window from Rhizobium sp. 007 includes:
- the secB gene encoding protein-export chaperone SecB, translating into MADENNGSGTTSPSLTILAQYTKDLSFENPGAPRSLQARDKAPAININVNVNANPLSDTDFDVVLSLNAEAKDGDKTVFHAELVYGGVFRVAGFPQEHMLPVLFIECPRMLFPFARQIVADVTRNGGFPPLMIDPIDFAQMFAQRVAEEQTRAKVQTN; encoded by the coding sequence ATGGCTGATGAAAACAACGGCAGCGGCACGACAAGCCCGAGCCTCACCATTCTCGCTCAGTACACGAAGGACCTTTCCTTCGAAAATCCGGGTGCGCCGCGTTCGCTTCAAGCGCGCGACAAGGCTCCGGCGATCAATATCAACGTCAACGTCAATGCCAATCCGCTTTCGGATACGGATTTCGACGTTGTGCTGTCGCTCAACGCCGAGGCCAAGGATGGCGACAAGACGGTCTTTCATGCCGAACTCGTTTACGGCGGCGTCTTCCGCGTTGCCGGCTTCCCGCAAGAACACATGCTGCCGGTTCTCTTCATCGAATGCCCGCGCATGCTCTTCCCGTTTGCCCGCCAGATCGTTGCCGATGTTACGCGTAATGGCGGCTTCCCCCCGCTGATGATCGACCCGATCGACTTCGCACAGATGTTTGCGCAACGCGTCGCCGAAGAGCAGACGCGCGCAAAGGTGCAGACAAATTGA
- a CDS encoding FxsA family protein: protein MRLAMLPGFVLLLPLAEIAGFVIVGRAVGLLATLGLVVLSVVIGMALLRRQGIGILQRMSTEGRTGVLPGRELLRPAMLVIASLLLIVPGFISDIIAIALFIPAVRDLAWNYIRKRFVIVETKRGSTASQSSGFSNQSKPDSKVVDLDEDDYRREPNNKSPWSGKRLGE from the coding sequence ATGCGACTTGCAATGCTTCCAGGTTTTGTGCTGCTGCTGCCGCTGGCGGAGATAGCGGGCTTCGTAATCGTCGGGCGCGCAGTCGGCCTGCTGGCGACCCTTGGTCTCGTCGTGCTGAGTGTTGTAATCGGCATGGCTCTGCTTCGTCGCCAGGGTATAGGCATCCTGCAGCGTATGTCGACCGAGGGGCGAACCGGCGTATTACCTGGCCGGGAGCTTCTGCGGCCAGCCATGCTCGTCATCGCGTCGCTGCTTCTCATCGTTCCGGGATTTATTTCAGACATCATCGCCATCGCGCTTTTCATCCCGGCCGTTCGTGATCTTGCCTGGAACTACATCCGCAAACGATTCGTTATCGTTGAGACGAAGAGAGGCTCTACCGCGTCGCAATCGTCCGGATTCAGCAACCAATCCAAGCCGGATTCAAAAGTTGTTGATCTTGACGAGGACGATTATCGCCGCGAGCCTAACAACAAGTCTCCCTGGTCAGGCAAGCGGCTCGGCGAGTAG
- a CDS encoding pyruvate, water dikinase regulatory protein — protein MENRTNFFHLHLISDSTGETLISAGRAASAQFKSAQAVEHVYPLIRNRKQLLAVLDSIDNEPGIVLYTVVDRELAALIDERCVEMGVASVNVLEPVMAAFQLYLGAPLRRRVGAQHVMNAGYFARIEALNFTMDHDDGQMPEDYNDADVVIIGISRTSKTPTSIYLANRGIKTANIPIVYDVPLPEALFTATRPLIVCLIATTDRISQVRENRVLGATPGFDRGLYTDRAAISEELKYARSLCARHNWPLIDVTRRSIEETAAAIVALRPKLR, from the coding sequence GTGGAGAACCGCACGAACTTCTTCCATCTGCATCTGATTTCTGACTCGACCGGTGAGACTCTGATCTCAGCCGGCCGCGCTGCATCCGCCCAGTTCAAATCTGCCCAAGCGGTCGAACACGTCTATCCGTTGATCCGCAACCGCAAGCAGCTGCTTGCGGTTCTCGATTCGATCGACAACGAGCCAGGCATTGTTCTTTACACCGTCGTCGATCGGGAACTCGCTGCGCTGATCGATGAGAGGTGCGTCGAGATGGGCGTCGCCTCAGTCAATGTGCTTGAGCCTGTGATGGCCGCTTTCCAGCTTTATCTCGGGGCTCCGCTGCGGCGTCGTGTCGGCGCTCAACATGTTATGAATGCCGGCTATTTCGCGCGCATCGAGGCGCTCAACTTCACCATGGATCACGACGACGGGCAAATGCCCGAGGACTACAACGACGCCGACGTCGTCATCATCGGTATCAGCCGTACGTCCAAAACGCCGACGAGCATCTATCTCGCCAATCGCGGCATCAAGACAGCGAACATTCCGATCGTCTATGACGTGCCTTTGCCAGAAGCGCTTTTCACTGCAACGAGGCCGTTGATCGTCTGCCTCATAGCAACGACGGATCGGATATCGCAAGTGCGTGAGAACCGGGTGCTGGGTGCGACGCCCGGCTTCGATCGTGGTCTATATACGGATCGAGCCGCGATCTCCGAAGAACTGAAATATGCCCGCTCGCTCTGTGCGCGGCATAATTGGCCGTTGATCGATGTGACCCGTCGCTCCATCGAAGAGACGGCGGCCGCGATCGTTGCCCTGCGCCCCAAGCTGCGCTAA
- the coaE gene encoding dephospho-CoA kinase (Dephospho-CoA kinase (CoaE) performs the final step in coenzyme A biosynthesis.), whose translation MIRIGLTGSIGMGKSTAAKLFAEAGIPVNDSDAVVHELYAGEAAQLIEAEFPGTVRNGVVDRQELGRQLSRRPDGFKTLEAIVHPLVRQRETEFVEREKARGSEIILLDIPLLFETGAETRVDIVVVVSCDLQIQRDRVLARPGMTEEKFNMIRSRQTPDAEKRERADYVIDTGHAIEITRARVSEIIAVLKARIAKGDFRNA comes from the coding sequence ATGATCCGGATCGGTCTCACGGGTTCCATAGGGATGGGGAAATCAACTGCGGCAAAGCTCTTTGCCGAAGCCGGTATTCCCGTCAATGATTCCGATGCTGTGGTCCACGAGCTTTATGCCGGCGAGGCAGCGCAGTTGATCGAAGCCGAATTCCCGGGCACCGTTCGGAACGGCGTCGTCGACCGTCAGGAACTTGGCCGTCAGCTTTCGCGCCGACCAGATGGCTTCAAAACGCTCGAAGCAATCGTTCATCCGCTGGTTCGCCAGCGCGAAACGGAATTCGTGGAACGCGAAAAAGCGCGAGGATCGGAGATAATCCTGCTCGATATCCCGTTGCTTTTCGAAACTGGTGCCGAGACCAGAGTCGACATAGTCGTGGTCGTGAGCTGCGATCTACAGATTCAGCGCGATCGGGTGCTTGCGCGACCGGGCATGACCGAGGAAAAATTCAATATGATTCGCTCGCGCCAGACCCCGGACGCCGAAAAGCGGGAGCGTGCCGATTACGTCATCGACACGGGGCACGCCATCGAAATTACGCGGGCGAGGGTGAGTGAAATCATCGCGGTCTTGAAAGCGCGGATCGCGAAGGGAGATTTCCGGAATGCGTGA
- a CDS encoding Smr/MutS family protein, which translates to MTRDRKLSTDERILWGKVARSTRPLAGKKGEFTELDAFLVETEAEVGNAVQKSSAETEIQAAALRAAAKQPSGTHHPLERPVKRKIAKGRLALEARIDLHGLVQSQAHVMLLDFLIRAHERGMRHVLVITGKGSSMGSEGALKRAVPLWFSKPEFRYLISSYEAAAHHHGGEGALYIRLSRRQGDRS; encoded by the coding sequence ATGACGAGAGACCGCAAGCTCAGCACAGACGAGAGAATCCTATGGGGCAAGGTTGCGCGCAGTACGCGGCCGCTCGCCGGCAAGAAGGGTGAGTTTACTGAACTCGATGCCTTTCTTGTGGAAACCGAAGCCGAGGTCGGGAATGCCGTCCAGAAATCGTCTGCTGAAACGGAAATACAAGCTGCAGCGCTGCGCGCGGCAGCGAAGCAGCCTTCCGGCACCCACCATCCACTGGAGCGACCCGTCAAACGCAAGATCGCCAAAGGCAGGCTGGCACTAGAGGCGCGTATCGATCTCCACGGCCTCGTGCAAAGCCAAGCCCATGTCATGCTTCTCGATTTCCTCATCCGCGCGCATGAGCGCGGCATGCGGCATGTGCTGGTGATCACCGGCAAGGGCAGTTCGATGGGGAGCGAAGGTGCGTTGAAACGGGCTGTACCGCTCTGGTTTTCGAAGCCGGAATTCCGCTATCTGATCTCGTCTTACGAAGCGGCTGCGCACCACCACGGCGGCGAGGGCGCGCTTTATATCCGGCTCTCCCGGCGGCAGGGGGACAGGTCATGA
- a CDS encoding Tim44/TimA family putative adaptor protein, with amino-acid sequence MSSNDFITLFFLVAAVLIFFQLRSVLGRRTGNEKPPRDLFTPRDAAGPEHSDAGKVVTLPRRDTPAEEEGRFAVVDAFAPPGTPLNEPLRALSKADPSFAPKEFLNGAKMAYEMIVMAYADGDRKTLKNLLSREVYEGFDAAIADREAKGEKVKSTFVGIDKADITQVEVKGSEAQITIRIASQLISATYDKADKLIEGDVENVAEVNDIWTFARDTRSRDPNWKLVATESET; translated from the coding sequence ATGAGTTCAAACGACTTCATCACTTTGTTTTTCCTTGTGGCGGCGGTGCTGATTTTTTTCCAGCTCCGCAGTGTTCTGGGACGCCGCACGGGAAATGAGAAGCCGCCGCGCGATCTCTTTACGCCGCGCGATGCCGCCGGTCCTGAGCATTCCGATGCCGGCAAGGTCGTGACGCTTCCGCGCCGCGATACGCCTGCAGAAGAAGAAGGCCGCTTTGCAGTGGTCGACGCTTTTGCGCCCCCCGGTACGCCGCTCAATGAGCCTCTCCGTGCGCTCAGTAAAGCCGATCCATCCTTCGCCCCTAAGGAATTTTTGAACGGCGCGAAGATGGCCTACGAAATGATCGTCATGGCCTATGCCGACGGTGACAGAAAGACGTTGAAGAACCTTTTGTCCCGCGAGGTCTATGAAGGTTTTGATGCGGCCATCGCAGATCGCGAGGCCAAGGGCGAGAAAGTGAAATCCACCTTTGTCGGCATCGATAAGGCGGACATCACACAGGTGGAAGTCAAAGGCAGCGAGGCACAGATTACGATCCGTATCGCCAGCCAGCTGATCTCCGCGACCTACGACAAAGCGGACAAGCTGATAGAAGGCGATGTCGAGAACGTTGCCGAAGTCAACGACATCTGGACCTTTGCCCGCGATACGCGATCGCGCGATCCCAATTGGAAACTCGTGGCAACCGAATCGGAAACATGA
- the rho gene encoding transcription termination factor Rho — translation MAEMKLQELKSKSPTDLLAFAESLEVENASTMRKQELMFAILKVLASQDVEIIGEGVVEVLQDGFGFLRSPNANYLPGPDDIYISPSQIRRFSLKTGDTVEGPIRGPKEGERYFALLKVNTINFDDPEKIRHKVHFDNLTPLYPNERFKMELDVPTSKDLSSRVIDLVAPLGKGQRGLIVAPPRTGKTVLLQNIAHSITANHPECYLIVLLIDERPEEVTDMQRSVRGEVISSTFDEPAVRHVQVAEMVIEKAKRLVEHGRDVVILLDSITRLGRAYNTVVPSSGKVLTGGVDANALQRPKRFFGAARNIEEGGSLTIIATALIDTGSRMDEVIFEEFKGTGNSEIVLDRKVADKRIFPAMDILKSGTRKEDLLVPRQDLQKIFVLRRILAPMGTTDAIEFLIDKLKQTKSNPDFFESMNT, via the coding sequence ATGGCTGAAATGAAGCTTCAGGAACTTAAGAGTAAATCCCCGACCGATCTTCTGGCGTTCGCCGAATCGCTCGAGGTCGAAAATGCAAGCACCATGCGCAAACAAGAACTGATGTTTGCGATCCTGAAGGTTCTCGCGAGCCAGGATGTCGAGATCATCGGCGAAGGCGTCGTGGAAGTCCTGCAGGATGGTTTCGGCTTCCTGCGTTCGCCAAACGCCAACTATCTGCCGGGTCCGGACGATATCTATATTTCCCCTTCGCAGATCCGCCGCTTCTCGCTTAAAACTGGCGATACGGTCGAGGGACCGATCCGCGGTCCGAAGGAAGGCGAGCGCTATTTTGCTCTTCTCAAGGTGAACACGATCAATTTCGACGATCCGGAAAAGATCCGTCATAAGGTTCACTTCGACAATCTGACGCCGCTTTATCCGAATGAACGATTCAAGATGGAACTCGACGTTCCGACATCGAAGGATCTGTCTTCGCGCGTCATCGATCTCGTGGCGCCGCTTGGTAAGGGCCAGCGTGGTCTCATCGTCGCGCCGCCCAGAACCGGTAAGACCGTTCTTCTGCAGAATATTGCGCACTCGATCACTGCAAATCATCCGGAATGCTACCTTATCGTTCTGCTGATCGATGAACGTCCTGAGGAAGTGACGGACATGCAGCGTTCGGTGCGCGGCGAAGTGATATCTTCCACATTCGACGAGCCAGCTGTGCGTCACGTGCAGGTCGCCGAGATGGTGATCGAAAAGGCAAAGCGGCTTGTCGAACACGGGCGCGATGTCGTCATCCTGCTTGATTCGATCACGCGCCTCGGACGCGCCTACAACACCGTGGTGCCGTCCTCCGGTAAGGTTCTGACTGGTGGTGTCGATGCAAACGCTCTGCAACGGCCGAAGCGCTTCTTCGGCGCTGCCCGTAACATCGAAGAAGGCGGCTCCCTGACGATTATCGCGACGGCGCTCATTGATACCGGCAGCCGTATGGATGAAGTCATTTTCGAAGAATTCAAGGGCACCGGTAACTCGGAAATCGTTCTCGATCGTAAGGTAGCGGACAAGCGCATCTTCCCGGCGATGGATATTCTGAAGTCCGGCACGCGCAAGGAGGACCTGCTTGTCCCGCGTCAAGACCTGCAGAAGATCTTCGTGCTTCGACGTATTCTTGCCCCCATGGGAACGACCGACGCGATCGAGTTTCTCATCGACAAGCTGAAGCAGACGAAGAGTAATCCGGATTTCTTCGAGTCGATGAACACATAA
- a CDS encoding shikimate dehydrogenase, giving the protein MDDSRETFGPNAFVTGFPVRHSRSPLIHGYWLKKLGLRGSYRAYEVAPADFAAFIGSLKDQSSGFIGGNVTIPHKELACQLADRPDELSQELGASNTLWLEEGKLHSTNTDGHGFTANLNARHPGWDKHETAIILGAGGASRAVIQAVRDRGFREIHVVNRTAARAQELADRFGEKVYAHPMGALAEVMKGAGLFVNTTSLGMDGETAPAIDFSPLDGNAVVTDIVYVPLKTPLLKQAEEQGFAIVDGLGMLLHQAVPGFEKWFSKRPVVDDELRALVVADMEKHR; this is encoded by the coding sequence ATGGATGATTCACGTGAAACATTCGGCCCGAATGCCTTTGTCACCGGCTTCCCGGTGCGGCACTCACGTTCGCCCTTGATCCACGGATACTGGCTGAAAAAGCTTGGGCTTCGCGGAAGCTATCGCGCATACGAGGTTGCTCCCGCCGACTTTGCAGCATTCATTGGATCGCTCAAGGATCAAAGCTCGGGCTTTATCGGCGGCAATGTCACCATCCCGCACAAGGAGTTGGCCTGTCAGCTCGCCGACAGGCCGGACGAACTCTCCCAGGAACTCGGGGCATCCAACACGTTATGGCTGGAGGAAGGAAAACTCCATTCGACCAATACCGACGGTCACGGATTTACCGCCAACCTGAACGCGCGCCACCCTGGCTGGGATAAGCACGAGACCGCAATAATACTCGGTGCAGGCGGCGCCAGCCGGGCGGTCATACAGGCCGTGCGCGACCGCGGCTTCCGGGAGATCCATGTCGTCAACCGAACCGCGGCTCGCGCGCAGGAACTTGCCGATCGTTTTGGAGAAAAAGTCTATGCGCATCCGATGGGAGCGCTCGCGGAGGTTATGAAAGGTGCGGGTCTTTTCGTCAATACGACATCGCTCGGTATGGACGGCGAAACAGCACCGGCAATCGATTTTTCGCCGCTCGACGGTAACGCGGTCGTCACAGATATCGTCTATGTGCCGCTGAAGACACCCTTGCTGAAACAAGCCGAGGAGCAGGGTTTCGCGATCGTGGATGGACTTGGTATGCTGCTTCATCAGGCGGTGCCGGGCTTCGAGAAATGGTTCAGCAAGCGGCCGGTGGTCGATGACGAGCTTCGTGCACTCGTCGTCGCAGATATGGAAAAACACAGATGA
- the hemJ gene encoding protoporphyrinogen oxidase HemJ: MERQTDQRPGSYARRRAHFALALFVLLAVGLFVWNPDDLYLWIKALHIIAVISWMAGLFYMPRLFIYHTDAEPGSLQSETFKIMERRLLKVIMNPAMMLTWVFGLYLAWSVYGFQGGWLHVKLALVVLLTAVHMFFSRAVAAFARDENRRSARYWRFMNEAPTLLMILIVILVVVKPF; the protein is encoded by the coding sequence ATGGAAAGGCAGACGGATCAGCGACCCGGTAGCTACGCGCGGCGACGAGCGCATTTTGCCCTCGCCCTCTTTGTGCTGCTTGCTGTCGGGCTGTTCGTATGGAACCCGGACGACCTCTACCTTTGGATCAAGGCGCTGCACATCATCGCGGTGATCTCCTGGATGGCCGGGCTGTTCTACATGCCGCGGCTGTTCATCTACCATACGGATGCGGAGCCAGGTTCCTTGCAGTCGGAGACCTTCAAGATCATGGAGCGACGTCTGCTGAAGGTGATCATGAACCCGGCGATGATGCTGACTTGGGTCTTCGGCTTGTATCTGGCTTGGTCTGTCTACGGTTTTCAGGGCGGCTGGCTGCATGTGAAGCTTGCCCTCGTCGTGCTCCTGACGGCCGTTCACATGTTTTTCAGCCGAGCGGTCGCCGCTTTTGCCCGTGACGAAAACCGACGCTCAGCGCGGTATTGGAGATTCATGAACGAAGCGCCGACGCTGCTGATGATCCTGATTGTCATCCTTGTCGTCGTTAAGCCGTTTTGA
- the dnaQ gene encoding DNA polymerase III subunit epsilon, with translation MREIIFDTETTGLDSRMDRIIEIGGVELLNHFPTGRTIHIYINPGDQKVHPDALAVHGITDEFLKDKKPFSAVVEEIIEFFGDARWIAHNATFDMGFVNAELARLGIPPVLPERVVDTLSLARRKHPMGPNSLDALCRRYGIDNSHRTKHGALLDSELLAEVYIEMIGGRQTALGLSVAATSGAGDAEIVLEEAADIGLERPRPLAPRLSEAEAQAHDALIAALGSKGIWARYDRPN, from the coding sequence ATGCGTGAAATCATTTTCGACACGGAAACCACCGGTCTCGACAGCCGCATGGATCGCATCATCGAAATCGGCGGCGTCGAGCTTTTGAACCATTTCCCGACCGGCCGCACGATCCATATCTATATCAATCCGGGAGATCAGAAAGTTCATCCCGATGCGCTCGCCGTTCACGGCATTACCGACGAGTTTTTGAAGGACAAGAAGCCTTTCTCCGCAGTGGTTGAAGAGATCATCGAGTTCTTCGGTGACGCAAGGTGGATCGCGCACAACGCGACCTTCGATATGGGTTTTGTCAATGCCGAACTCGCTCGCCTTGGCATACCGCCGGTCCTGCCGGAGAGGGTCGTCGATACGCTTTCTCTCGCTCGGCGCAAACATCCGATGGGACCGAATTCGCTCGATGCCCTCTGCCGCCGCTACGGTATAGACAACTCACACCGCACAAAACACGGTGCACTTCTCGACTCCGAACTGCTTGCCGAGGTCTATATAGAGATGATCGGCGGGCGTCAGACCGCTCTCGGTTTGAGCGTTGCGGCAACAAGCGGGGCAGGCGACGCCGAGATTGTTCTGGAGGAGGCCGCTGACATCGGTTTGGAGCGGCCCCGGCCACTCGCACCGCGCCTTAGCGAAGCGGAAGCTCAGGCTCACGATGCGTTGATTGCCGCACTCGGCAGTAAAGGCATCTGGGCCAGATACGATCGCCCAAATTAA
- a CDS encoding murein transglycosylase A, producing MSDDKAGFVLQAVGFDELKGWKDDDPSSLFEVMEACHSQITGTKPYRTGSLGLSTDDLLPLLDAARNAKPASASDARSFFEQNCRPFFIRKLDGSRGFVTAYYEPEIAVSDKLDSTYRFPFYRRPDDLIDLDNSNRPVGLDSSYAFGRLRDGEISAYPDRQAIDQGLLDGRGLEIAWAKSKVDVFFVHVQGAARLRYPDGRTARITYTAKAGHPFSAIGKLLVDRGEIDRANISMQSIRAWLAAHPEQVDDVLWHNRSYIFFREAPVAASKAGPVAAAKVPLVAGRSLAVDRLIHTFGFPFFIRSESLTHLDKGRPFQRLMLALDTGSAIVGPARGDIFTGSGDEAGELAGTVRNDADFAILIPNTAAGRFGR from the coding sequence ATGAGTGACGATAAAGCGGGCTTCGTTCTGCAAGCTGTCGGTTTCGATGAACTCAAGGGCTGGAAGGATGATGATCCCTCCAGCCTTTTTGAAGTCATGGAAGCGTGCCACAGCCAAATTACCGGCACGAAACCCTACCGCACCGGATCGCTCGGCCTGAGCACCGACGATCTTTTGCCTCTGCTCGACGCAGCCCGAAATGCGAAACCCGCATCTGCTTCTGATGCCCGATCCTTCTTCGAGCAGAACTGTCGGCCGTTTTTTATCAGAAAACTGGACGGCAGCCGGGGTTTCGTTACCGCTTATTACGAACCGGAAATCGCCGTTTCCGACAAGCTCGATTCTACTTATCGCTTCCCGTTTTACCGGCGACCCGATGATCTGATCGATCTCGACAATAGCAACCGCCCCGTAGGCCTCGATTCATCCTATGCCTTTGGTCGCCTCCGGGATGGAGAGATAAGCGCCTATCCCGACCGGCAGGCGATCGACCAAGGCCTCCTCGACGGTCGAGGCCTTGAAATCGCCTGGGCGAAATCCAAGGTCGATGTCTTCTTCGTGCATGTGCAGGGAGCGGCGCGACTGCGCTACCCGGATGGACGGACGGCGCGTATCACATATACGGCAAAGGCCGGGCATCCTTTCTCCGCTATCGGCAAGCTGTTGGTCGACCGCGGCGAAATCGACCGTGCGAACATTTCCATGCAGTCGATTCGCGCCTGGCTCGCAGCGCATCCAGAGCAGGTCGATGATGTTCTCTGGCACAATCGATCCTATATTTTCTTCCGCGAGGCGCCGGTTGCCGCTTCCAAAGCTGGACCAGTTGCTGCAGCGAAAGTGCCGTTAGTCGCCGGACGGTCGCTTGCCGTCGACCGCCTGATACATACCTTCGGTTTTCCCTTCTTCATCCGTTCCGAAAGCCTGACCCATCTTGATAAGGGTAGGCCATTCCAGCGTTTGATGCTTGCCTTGGACACTGGCTCTGCGATCGTCGGTCCTGCGCGTGGCGATATTTTTACGGGTTCCGGCGATGAAGCGGGCGAATTGGCGGGTACGGTGCGCAACGACGCAGACTTTGCCATCCTCATTCCGAACACTGCGGCTGGACGGTTCGGCCGATGA
- a CDS encoding helix-turn-helix domain-containing protein, producing MTPFGEAVRKLRARRGVSQKQMAAALNVSPAYLSALEHGKRGLPTFDLLQRIAGYFNIIWDEAEELFLLARASDPRVVIDTAGLPPEYTAFANRLAGRIRNLDSAALAELAATLENLGKADGKAS from the coding sequence ATGACACCGTTCGGCGAAGCTGTTCGAAAACTTCGGGCGCGCAGAGGCGTGTCGCAGAAGCAGATGGCAGCGGCGCTCAACGTCTCGCCTGCCTATCTCTCCGCGCTCGAACATGGAAAACGCGGCTTGCCGACCTTCGACCTGCTTCAGCGGATCGCCGGCTATTTCAACATCATCTGGGATGAAGCTGAGGAACTCTTCCTGCTCGCCCGCGCATCGGACCCGCGCGTGGTGATTGATACCGCAGGTCTACCCCCCGAATATACGGCTTTTGCCAATCGTTTGGCGGGCCGGATTCGCAACCTTGACAGTGCAGCTTTGGCCGAGCTCGCGGCTACGCTTGAAAATCTCGGCAAAGCTGACGGAAAAGCGTCATAA
- a CDS encoding Maf-like protein yields MTSKLILASSSPFRRMLLKNAGLEFEAHAPKIDERAIEAPLEREGASPDTVALVLARAKADEVSGRFPDALIIGSDQTMSLGDRVFHKPHDMADAANHLRLLSGQTHRLNSAIAIVRNGALLWEHVSHASLTMRVLSADFISRHLARVGNTALGSVGAYQLEGEGIQLFSQIDGDYFTILGLPMLPLLAKLRELGAIDG; encoded by the coding sequence ATGACATCGAAACTGATTCTTGCCTCCTCCAGTCCATTCCGGCGGATGCTGCTTAAAAATGCCGGCCTGGAGTTTGAAGCGCATGCGCCAAAGATAGACGAGCGCGCAATCGAAGCACCGCTCGAACGAGAGGGCGCATCTCCAGATACTGTAGCCTTGGTGCTTGCAAGGGCTAAAGCAGACGAGGTGAGCGGCCGGTTTCCGGACGCGCTCATCATCGGCTCGGACCAGACCATGTCGCTTGGCGATCGTGTGTTTCACAAGCCGCACGACATGGCTGACGCCGCCAATCATCTGAGATTACTCTCGGGACAAACACATCGTCTGAACAGTGCGATCGCCATCGTCCGAAATGGTGCACTTCTATGGGAGCATGTGTCACACGCGTCGCTGACGATGCGCGTTCTGTCGGCGGATTTCATATCGCGCCATCTTGCACGCGTTGGCAACACGGCGCTTGGCAGCGTTGGCGCCTATCAGCTGGAGGGCGAGGGAATTCAACTTTTCAGCCAGATCGACGGCGACTACTTCACGATCCTTGGCCTGCCGATGTTGCCGCTGCTCGCGAAACTAAGGGAATTGGGTGCGATTGATGGATGA
- the hemE gene encoding uroporphyrinogen decarboxylase — MSETRRKIMRVLDGETLSPPPVWLMRQAGRYLPEYRETRAKAGSFLDLCYSPEHAVEVTLQPIRRYGFDAAILFSDILVIPDAMKRNVRFTEGHGPEMDPIDEAGISRLDAGGVIDYLKPVFETVRQLRAELPEETTLLGFCGAPWTVATYMIAGHGTPDHAPARLFAYQYPKAFERLLMLLADISAEYLLTQIDAGADAVQIFDSWAGVLGEKEFEAFAVKPVARMIAAIKARRPNARVISFAKGAGYLLKTYRQKTGADAIGLDWSVPLEFAAELQKEGAVQGNLDPMRVVAGGRALEEGIDEILAHLGGGPLIFNLGHGITPQADPENVRLLVERVRRGGN, encoded by the coding sequence TTGAGCGAAACACGCCGGAAAATCATGAGAGTTCTCGACGGCGAAACTCTCTCCCCTCCGCCGGTCTGGCTTATGAGACAGGCAGGTCGTTATCTGCCGGAATACCGGGAAACGCGTGCAAAGGCCGGCAGCTTCCTCGATCTTTGTTATTCACCGGAACACGCTGTCGAAGTGACACTGCAGCCCATCCGCCGCTACGGCTTCGACGCGGCGATCCTCTTCTCTGACATTCTCGTCATTCCCGATGCCATGAAGCGCAATGTGCGTTTTACGGAAGGCCATGGTCCAGAGATGGACCCGATCGACGAGGCTGGAATTTCACGTCTGGATGCGGGGGGAGTTATCGACTATCTGAAGCCGGTCTTTGAGACAGTGCGGCAGTTGCGCGCCGAGCTCCCGGAAGAAACGACGCTTCTCGGCTTTTGTGGTGCGCCCTGGACGGTGGCAACCTACATGATTGCGGGCCACGGAACACCTGACCACGCGCCTGCGAGGCTTTTCGCCTACCAGTATCCAAAAGCGTTTGAACGGCTGTTGATGCTGCTTGCGGATATCTCCGCCGAGTATCTGCTGACGCAAATAGATGCCGGTGCTGATGCCGTGCAGATTTTCGATTCTTGGGCCGGTGTTCTTGGGGAAAAGGAATTCGAGGCTTTTGCAGTCAAGCCAGTTGCTCGGATGATTGCCGCTATCAAGGCACGGCGTCCGAATGCGCGGGTCATCTCGTTTGCCAAGGGTGCGGGCTATCTTTTGAAGACCTACAGGCAGAAGACCGGTGCTGACGCGATTGGCCTTGATTGGTCGGTGCCGCTTGAATTTGCTGCTGAGCTTCAAAAGGAGGGAGCGGTTCAAGGTAACCTTGATCCGATGAGGGTTGTTGCCGGCGGGCGGGCGCTTGAGGAGGGTATCGACGAAATCTTGGCGCATCTCGGTGGCGGGCCGCTGATCTTCAACCTCGGTCATGGAATCACGCCGCAGGCCGATCCGGAAAATGTTCGCCTGCTTGTCGAGCGCGTTCGCCGCGGCGGGAATTGA